The following are encoded together in the Paludisphaera mucosa genome:
- a CDS encoding acyltransferase family protein, whose protein sequence is MSTHNTMIDRRSDLDALRAGAMLLGIALHASLSFFPAYWVVSDRSQEPAFGLLFSAVHGFRMPLFFVMSGYFSAMLLHRRGRAALVEHRFRRVFLPLLAGMVTIVPLTMGISTLAMTSAPRKAGGTAPAAGASTIWTAARSGDLDAVELHLKNGAAVDAFDPDRGGTPMMWAAVAGRAEAVQRLIDRGADVNAAGRDGGTALHGAAFLGHERTVDVLIRNGADLNVANKDGSTPLDTAVLDEGTTRYFASVLQLDLDENDLGRRKAAIAETLRHHGATAGRKSGLADILMQMPLFNHLWFLWFLWWLVLGLAAVSALGSRLPTIQPPAWMARSPGRYLWLIPLTMIPQWFMGDGGDPPFFGPDTSSGLLPIPHVLAYYAVFFGFGALDFGVDDRTGRVDERWWLPLAIGLLVVFPLGTALNAGWAGPPGFALDPSARRLLSVFLQAAYPWLITFGLMGLFRRICPVESPTMRYLSDSAYWLYLAHLPLIIGAQYVVRDWPLPAAAKFLLVVAASTALLLLSYQTLVRYTWIGRLLNGPRVRPAAGSEGLAVPAQ, encoded by the coding sequence ATGAGCACACATAACACCATGATCGACCGACGATCCGACCTGGACGCCCTTCGGGCCGGCGCCATGCTGCTGGGGATCGCCCTGCACGCCAGCCTGTCGTTCTTCCCGGCGTACTGGGTGGTCTCGGATCGCAGCCAGGAGCCCGCTTTCGGGCTGCTCTTCTCGGCCGTCCACGGCTTCCGGATGCCGCTCTTCTTCGTGATGAGCGGCTACTTCAGCGCGATGCTGCTGCACCGGCGGGGCCGGGCGGCGCTGGTGGAACACCGGTTCCGCCGGGTGTTCCTCCCCCTCCTCGCGGGGATGGTCACGATCGTCCCGCTCACGATGGGGATCTCCACCCTCGCGATGACCTCCGCCCCGCGGAAGGCCGGCGGCACGGCCCCGGCGGCGGGCGCGTCGACGATCTGGACGGCCGCGCGATCCGGTGATCTGGACGCCGTGGAGCTGCACCTGAAGAACGGTGCGGCGGTGGACGCCTTCGACCCCGATCGCGGCGGCACGCCCATGATGTGGGCCGCGGTCGCCGGTCGCGCGGAGGCCGTCCAGCGACTGATCGATCGGGGCGCGGACGTGAACGCCGCCGGACGTGACGGCGGGACGGCCTTGCACGGAGCGGCCTTCCTGGGTCACGAGAGGACGGTCGATGTGCTCATCCGCAACGGCGCGGATCTCAACGTGGCGAACAAGGACGGCAGCACGCCCCTCGATACGGCGGTCCTCGACGAGGGGACGACGCGCTACTTCGCATCCGTGCTCCAGCTCGACCTCGACGAGAACGACCTCGGCCGCCGGAAGGCTGCGATCGCCGAGACCTTGCGACACCACGGAGCGACCGCAGGGAGGAAGTCCGGCCTCGCGGACATCCTCATGCAGATGCCCCTCTTCAACCACCTCTGGTTCCTGTGGTTCCTCTGGTGGTTGGTGCTCGGGCTGGCGGCCGTCTCCGCCCTCGGGTCGCGACTGCCGACCATCCAACCGCCGGCCTGGATGGCCCGATCGCCGGGCCGCTATCTCTGGCTCATCCCCCTGACGATGATCCCCCAGTGGTTCATGGGAGACGGAGGCGACCCCCCGTTCTTCGGGCCGGACACCTCGTCGGGCCTGCTGCCGATCCCGCACGTCCTGGCCTACTACGCGGTCTTCTTCGGATTCGGAGCCCTCGATTTCGGGGTCGACGACCGGACCGGCCGCGTGGACGAGCGATGGTGGCTCCCGCTGGCGATCGGGCTCCTCGTCGTCTTCCCGCTGGGCACGGCCCTGAACGCGGGATGGGCCGGGCCGCCGGGCTTCGCTCTCGATCCCTCGGCGCGACGGCTCCTCTCGGTCTTCCTGCAGGCGGCCTACCCCTGGCTGATCACCTTCGGCCTCATGGGGCTGTTCCGGAGGATCTGCCCGGTCGAGAGCCCGACGATGCGCTACCTGTCGGACTCGGCCTACTGGCTCTACCTCGCGCACCTGCCGCTGATCATCGGGGCCCAGTACGTGGTGAGGGACTGGCCGCTGCCGGCCGCGGCCAAGTTCCTGCTCGTCGTCGCGGCCTCGACCGCCCTGCTGCTGCTGAGCTACCAGACCCTGGTGCGTTATACGTGGATCGGGCGCCTGCTCAACGGCCCGCGCGTCCGGCCGGCGGCCGGCTCGGAAGGCCTGGCGGTCCCGGCTCAATAG
- a CDS encoding 6-phosphofructokinase: MKVGLLTGGGDCPGLNAVIRAVTRRVTDAGGACVGVQEGWRGLVRGMFQPLEPATVEASLGRGGTILGSSRTNPYKSPDADIPRLRRNFAAAGLDALVVVGGDDTLGVAARLINDFELPIVGVPKTIDNDLMLADFSFGFDTAVNVVVEAVERLRTTAESHRRIMVVETMGRSTGWLACFAGMAVGADYILVPEIPIDVPHLVAALKRQQGSAKNHAILVVAEGARYSDASPAVLESEDFGHPRLGGVGALIANVINRQLRVETRTVVLGHLQRGGAPTAHDRVLATRLGLAAAELVLRRRFGTVLTLRGAQIADVPLDSSALANRSLDLAFYQDAAAFFY, from the coding sequence ATGAAAGTCGGCTTGCTGACGGGGGGCGGGGACTGTCCCGGATTGAACGCCGTGATCCGGGCCGTGACGCGTCGGGTGACGGACGCGGGGGGCGCGTGCGTCGGCGTGCAGGAAGGCTGGCGAGGCCTGGTGCGGGGGATGTTCCAGCCCCTGGAGCCGGCGACCGTCGAGGCCTCCCTCGGCCGCGGCGGCACGATCCTGGGCTCCTCGCGCACGAACCCCTACAAGAGCCCCGACGCCGACATCCCCAGGCTCCGCCGCAACTTCGCCGCGGCCGGCCTGGACGCCCTGGTCGTGGTCGGCGGCGACGACACCCTGGGGGTCGCCGCGCGGCTGATCAACGACTTCGAGCTGCCGATCGTCGGCGTCCCCAAGACGATCGACAACGACCTGATGCTCGCCGACTTCTCGTTCGGGTTCGACACGGCGGTCAACGTCGTGGTCGAGGCCGTCGAGCGGCTCCGCACCACGGCCGAGAGCCACCGCCGGATCATGGTCGTCGAGACCATGGGCCGCTCGACGGGCTGGCTCGCCTGCTTCGCCGGCATGGCCGTCGGGGCCGACTACATCCTCGTCCCCGAGATCCCGATCGACGTCCCCCACCTGGTCGCGGCCTTGAAGCGGCAGCAGGGGTCGGCCAAGAACCACGCCATCCTGGTCGTCGCCGAGGGCGCCCGGTACTCCGACGCCAGCCCCGCCGTCCTCGAATCGGAGGACTTCGGCCACCCCCGGCTGGGAGGCGTCGGCGCCCTGATCGCCAACGTGATCAACCGGCAGCTCCGGGTCGAGACCCGCACGGTCGTCCTGGGGCACCTCCAGCGCGGGGGGGCGCCCACGGCCCACGACCGCGTCCTGGCCACCCGCCTGGGCCTGGCCGCCGCGGAACTCGTCCTCCGCCGCCGATTCGGGACCGTCCTCACCCTCCGCGGCGCCCAGATCGCCGACGTGCCGCTCGACTCCTCCGCCCTGGCCAACCGCTCGCTCGACCTGGCCTTCTACCAGGACGCCGCCGCCTTCTTCTATTGA
- a CDS encoding glycoside hydrolase family 71/99-like protein, translated as MRVALSSWTVAALLVLSATAVPAAEPPNDEPWLKPYEGPTRTDVDATTLDGKVLCGYQGWFNTPCDGSGFGFVHWGERLEQPGRGRFTIDLWPDVSEYAPEDLCDVPGLKMPDGSPARLYSAFRKGPVLVHTRWMREYGIDGVFVSRFIGEAADRRRSRHVNRVLANVREGCHREGRVWAMMLDLSTGPRATTKMVMDDWKFLCDQVKVREDSRYLHHQGKPVVLLWGLGFTDRPWSIEQAKELVAFFKDDPTYGGVYLIGGVDARWRTLKGASRKEPEWADVYRSFDAISPWDAGRYVDDASMDRTRKQVWEGDATELKAAGKGYMPTAFPGFSWDNLQRLQPGRSLIPRRKGEFFWRQLATFRDLGIRTVFVGMFDEVDEGTAVYKLADKTPVGPRFVVEEGVPGDWYLRLTGAASRMIRGEAPLSWTIPADLPAPKAGD; from the coding sequence ATGCGAGTCGCCCTGTCGTCCTGGACTGTCGCCGCGTTGCTCGTCCTCTCGGCGACCGCCGTCCCGGCCGCCGAACCTCCCAACGACGAGCCCTGGCTGAAGCCGTACGAGGGTCCGACGCGGACGGACGTCGACGCGACGACGCTCGACGGCAAGGTGCTCTGCGGCTACCAGGGGTGGTTCAACACGCCCTGCGACGGCTCGGGGTTCGGTTTCGTCCACTGGGGCGAGCGGCTGGAGCAGCCGGGGCGCGGGCGGTTCACCATCGACCTCTGGCCCGACGTCTCCGAGTACGCGCCCGAGGACCTGTGCGACGTCCCCGGCCTGAAGATGCCCGACGGCTCGCCCGCGCGGCTCTACAGCGCCTTCCGCAAGGGGCCCGTCCTGGTCCACACGCGCTGGATGCGGGAGTACGGGATCGACGGCGTGTTCGTCAGCCGGTTCATCGGCGAGGCGGCCGACCGTCGCCGCTCGCGGCACGTCAACCGGGTGCTGGCGAACGTCCGCGAAGGCTGCCACCGCGAGGGCCGGGTCTGGGCGATGATGCTCGACCTCTCCACCGGCCCCCGGGCCACGACGAAGATGGTCATGGACGACTGGAAGTTCCTCTGCGACCAGGTCAAGGTCCGCGAGGACTCGCGCTACCTCCACCACCAGGGGAAGCCGGTCGTCCTGCTCTGGGGCCTGGGGTTCACCGACCGGCCCTGGTCGATCGAGCAGGCGAAGGAGCTGGTCGCGTTCTTCAAGGACGACCCGACGTACGGCGGCGTCTACCTCATCGGCGGCGTCGACGCCCGCTGGCGGACCCTCAAGGGGGCGTCGCGGAAGGAGCCGGAGTGGGCCGACGTCTACCGCTCGTTCGACGCCATCAGCCCCTGGGACGCCGGCCGCTACGTCGACGACGCCTCGATGGACCGCACGCGGAAGCAGGTCTGGGAGGGGGACGCGACCGAGCTGAAGGCCGCCGGAAAGGGGTACATGCCCACCGCCTTCCCCGGCTTCTCGTGGGACAACCTCCAGCGCCTGCAGCCCGGCCGCTCGCTGATCCCGCGTCGGAAGGGCGAGTTCTTCTGGCGGCAGCTCGCCACGTTCCGGGACCTCGGGATCCGGACCGTCTTCGTCGGCATGTTCGACGAGGTCGATGAGGGGACCGCCGTCTACAAGCTGGCCGACAAGACCCCCGTCGGCCCCCGCTTCGTGGTCGAGGAGGGCGTCCCCGGCGACTGGTACCTGCGGCTCACCGGCGCGGCCTCGCGGATGATCCGGGGCGAGGCGCCGCTCTCGTGGACCATCCCGGCCGACCTGCCGGCCCCGAAGGCGGGCGACTGA
- a CDS encoding DUF2262 domain-containing protein, which translates to MTDDPTPQVDPFAAAAERRRVADAQLSERPVEDVLGLVDARGAVGWSSKDGRWTLSFDFDRWKIPPGPMKTRGLSIRFRTSQEEFDTLQRRIEPDSVVRIRARVVEESAFGTAEAELVELLGPDRSDPELNQAAADLQTPVLLEDRRFGTLTLDRSLNWYTGGAKWNGEAVGLNLDAEGAGGIDGALAVARSLWEDQQRWTQRIEDYAVQELLPLKNENWLDEGEAELTARQFQSRMTLKSITVNSDGSFDFLHDDGDLFGGHSIQVGGDLSRGPTYADIPG; encoded by the coding sequence ATGACCGACGACCCGACGCCCCAGGTCGACCCGTTCGCCGCGGCCGCCGAGCGGAGACGCGTGGCCGACGCCCAGCTCTCGGAACGACCCGTCGAGGACGTCCTCGGCCTCGTGGACGCCCGCGGCGCAGTCGGGTGGTCCTCTAAGGACGGGCGATGGACGCTGTCATTCGACTTCGATCGCTGGAAGATCCCGCCGGGCCCGATGAAGACGCGAGGCCTCTCGATCAGGTTCAGGACCTCGCAAGAGGAGTTCGACACGCTGCAGCGGCGTATCGAGCCCGACTCCGTCGTCCGCATCCGCGCCAGGGTGGTCGAGGAGTCGGCGTTCGGGACCGCGGAGGCCGAACTCGTGGAACTGCTCGGGCCTGATCGCTCGGACCCCGAGCTGAATCAGGCCGCGGCCGACCTCCAGACGCCCGTGTTGCTCGAGGACCGCCGGTTCGGGACGCTGACGCTGGATCGGAGCCTCAACTGGTACACGGGCGGGGCGAAATGGAACGGCGAGGCCGTCGGGCTGAATCTGGACGCCGAAGGCGCAGGCGGCATCGACGGGGCCCTGGCGGTCGCCCGCTCGCTCTGGGAGGATCAACAGCGATGGACGCAGCGGATCGAGGACTACGCGGTGCAGGAACTCCTGCCGCTCAAGAATGAGAACTGGCTGGACGAAGGCGAGGCCGAGCTGACTGCACGGCAGTTCCAGTCCAGGATGACGCTCAAGTCGATCACCGTGAACTCGGACGGCTCGTTCGACTTCTTGCACGACGACGGCGACCTGTTCGGGGGACACTCGATCCAGGTCGGCGGCGACCTGTCCCGGGGCCCGACCTATGCGGATATCCCCGGCTAA
- the accC gene encoding acetyl-CoA carboxylase biotin carboxylase subunit gives MFQRILVANRGEIALRVIRACKELGVEVVAVYSQADRDAPYLELADRAICIGKAASADSYLNIPRLIAAAEVADVQAIHPGYGFLSENPQFAEICRSCNFEFIGPPHEAIRKMGLKTEAKLIAAEAKVASVPGSDGAVTSEAEALRLAKAIGFPVLIKAAAGGGGKGMRVVRDEATLPASVQSARNEAEAAFKNPAIYLEKYIDRPRHVEVQILADLHGNVVHCWDRDCSLQRRHQKLVEEAAAQLPIDVRRKLGEAAVRLAKAVGYTNAGTCEFLVDAENNFYFIEVNARIQVEHPVTEEITGIDLVQQQIRIAAGEPLPFGQDDVRSEGHAIEVRINSEDPDHDFRPSAGRITDLRVPGGPGVRWDSHVRAGYSVPPNYDSLVGKLIVHAPSRPQALARMRRALDELVIEGIKTTIPLHRRIFRHKDFLEGNVDTTWVERVLMPPKAK, from the coding sequence ATGTTCCAGAGGATACTGGTCGCCAATCGCGGCGAGATCGCCCTGCGGGTCATCCGGGCGTGCAAGGAGCTGGGGGTCGAGGTCGTCGCCGTCTACTCGCAGGCCGACCGCGACGCCCCCTACCTGGAGCTGGCCGACCGGGCCATCTGCATCGGCAAGGCGGCGTCCGCCGACAGCTACCTGAACATCCCCCGGCTGATCGCCGCCGCCGAGGTCGCCGACGTCCAGGCGATCCACCCCGGCTACGGGTTCCTCAGCGAGAACCCCCAGTTCGCCGAGATCTGCCGGAGCTGCAACTTCGAGTTCATCGGCCCGCCGCATGAGGCCATCCGCAAGATGGGCCTCAAAACGGAGGCCAAGCTGATCGCCGCCGAGGCCAAGGTCGCCAGCGTCCCCGGCTCCGACGGCGCCGTCACGTCCGAGGCCGAGGCCCTCCGCCTGGCCAAGGCGATCGGCTTCCCCGTCCTCATCAAGGCGGCGGCCGGCGGCGGCGGCAAGGGGATGCGCGTGGTCCGCGACGAGGCGACGCTCCCCGCGTCCGTCCAGTCCGCCCGCAACGAGGCCGAGGCCGCGTTCAAGAACCCGGCGATCTACCTCGAAAAGTACATCGACCGGCCGCGGCACGTCGAGGTGCAGATCCTCGCCGACCTCCACGGCAACGTCGTCCACTGCTGGGACCGCGACTGCTCCCTCCAGCGCCGGCACCAGAAGCTCGTCGAGGAGGCCGCCGCCCAGCTGCCGATCGACGTCCGCCGCAAGCTCGGCGAGGCCGCGGTCCGGCTGGCGAAGGCCGTCGGCTACACCAACGCCGGCACCTGCGAGTTCCTCGTCGACGCCGAGAACAACTTCTACTTCATCGAGGTCAACGCCCGGATCCAGGTCGAGCACCCCGTCACCGAGGAGATCACCGGCATCGACCTCGTCCAGCAGCAGATCCGCATCGCCGCCGGCGAGCCCCTGCCGTTCGGCCAGGACGACGTCCGCTCCGAGGGCCACGCGATCGAGGTCCGGATCAACTCCGAGGACCCCGACCACGACTTCCGCCCCTCCGCCGGCCGGATCACCGACCTGCGCGTCCCCGGCGGCCCCGGCGTCCGCTGGGACTCCCACGTCCGCGCCGGCTACTCCGTGCCGCCCAATTACGACTCGCTCGTCGGCAAGCTCATCGTCCACGCCCCCAGCCGCCCCCAGGCCCTCGCCCGGATGCGGCGGGCCCTCGACGAGCTGGTCATCGAGGGGATCAAGACCACCATCCCCCTGCACCGCCGCATCTTCCGCCACAAGGACTTCCTCGAAGGCAACGTCGACACCACCTGGGTCGAACGCGTGCTGATGCCGCCGAAGGCGAAGTAA
- the accB gene encoding acetyl-CoA carboxylase biotin carboxyl carrier protein, translating to MGEQGLEGKGGEPLDVKKVHYLVRLMKHYDLSDLEVTDGPYRVHLQRRGPEVAAPSGPPAAYPAAYAPAPAPSAAPRPEPAAAETSPGPKTIVIESPMVGTYYSSGSPEAPPFVSIGTAVQPSTTLCIIEAMKVFTDIPAGVSGTIAEILVKNGQSVEFGQPMFRVVPA from the coding sequence ATGGGCGAACAGGGTCTCGAGGGCAAGGGCGGCGAGCCGCTGGACGTCAAGAAGGTCCACTACCTGGTCCGGCTGATGAAGCATTACGACCTCAGCGACCTGGAGGTGACCGACGGCCCGTACCGCGTCCACCTCCAGCGCCGGGGGCCGGAGGTCGCGGCGCCGTCCGGGCCGCCGGCCGCCTACCCGGCCGCGTACGCCCCGGCCCCCGCGCCGTCGGCCGCCCCGCGGCCCGAGCCCGCGGCGGCCGAGACGTCGCCGGGCCCCAAGACGATCGTCATCGAGAGCCCGATGGTCGGGACGTACTACTCGTCGGGCTCGCCCGAGGCCCCGCCGTTCGTGTCGATCGGGACCGCCGTGCAGCCTTCGACGACGCTCTGCATCATCGAGGCCATGAAGGTCTTCACCGACATCCCCGCCGGCGTGTCGGGCACGATCGCCGAGATCCTGGTCAAGAACGGCCAATCGGTCGAGTTCGGCCAGCCCATGTTCCGGGTCGTCCCCGCCTGA
- a CDS encoding M24 family metallopeptidase yields the protein MDRILRRREALRAELAAKDLAALLVVDPTNVAYLTGFTGDSSSLLVGRDRDLILSDGRFTTQLEQECPGLEAYIRPSVQTMNQAVAHVVAGLGLSSLGFEAAHLSVADWESLKGELKTTSLAATEGLVEKLRSIKDADEVALIREAVAIAQDAFLKLKGELKAGETEKDAADRLESHMRALGATGTSFPTIVAVGKRAALPHARPTAGTRIGDDDFVLIDWGASGRSSYKSDLTRVVVTGNVTPKFEEVYRVVLTAQERAVAAIRPGAKAQDVDAEARSFIEQAGFGRFFDHGLGHGIGMDVHEGPRLRRESPTILEPGMVVTVEPGIYLPDWGGVRIEDDVLVTPDGREVLSSLPKGLDSVKP from the coding sequence ATGGATCGGATCTTGCGCCGTCGCGAAGCGCTGCGGGCCGAGCTGGCCGCCAAGGACCTCGCCGCCCTGCTCGTGGTCGACCCGACCAACGTCGCCTACCTGACGGGCTTCACCGGCGACTCCTCCTCCCTGCTGGTGGGCCGCGACCGCGACCTGATCCTCTCCGACGGCCGGTTCACGACCCAGCTCGAACAGGAGTGCCCGGGGCTCGAGGCCTACATCCGGCCCAGCGTCCAGACCATGAACCAGGCCGTCGCCCACGTCGTCGCCGGCCTGGGCCTGAGTTCTCTGGGCTTCGAGGCGGCCCACCTGAGCGTCGCCGACTGGGAGTCGCTCAAGGGCGAGCTGAAGACGACGAGCCTCGCCGCGACCGAGGGCCTCGTCGAGAAGCTCCGGAGCATCAAGGACGCCGACGAGGTCGCCCTGATCCGCGAGGCGGTCGCCATCGCCCAGGACGCGTTCTTGAAGCTGAAGGGCGAGCTGAAGGCCGGCGAGACCGAGAAGGACGCGGCCGACCGGCTCGAATCGCACATGCGGGCGCTGGGGGCGACGGGGACGAGCTTCCCGACGATCGTGGCGGTGGGGAAGCGGGCGGCCCTGCCCCATGCGCGGCCCACGGCCGGGACGCGGATCGGCGACGACGATTTCGTCCTGATCGACTGGGGGGCGTCCGGCCGATCATCTTACAAGAGCGACTTGACGCGGGTGGTGGTTACCGGTAACGTCACACCGAAATTCGAAGAGGTCTATCGCGTCGTCCTGACGGCCCAGGAACGGGCCGTCGCGGCGATCCGCCCCGGCGCCAAAGCCCAAGACGTCGACGCCGAAGCCCGCTCGTTCATCGAGCAAGCGGGGTTCGGCCGTTTTTTTGACCACGGGCTCGGGCACGGGATCGGCATGGACGTCCACGAAGGGCCTCGGCTGCGCCGGGAATCGCCGACGATCCTGGAGCCGGGCATGGTGGTGACCGTCGAACCCGGGATCTACCTCCCCGACTGGGGCGGCGTCCGGATCGAGGACGACGTTCTGGTCACGCCGGACGGCCGCGAGGTCCTGTCGAGCCTGCCGAAGGGGCTCGACTCGGTGAAGCCTTGA
- a CDS encoding 3-keto-disaccharide hydrolase, with protein sequence MMTTRKSTLLAAAALATLALGPLARAGDDQAKPIFDGSSPKGWILTDGKPLPRDFVQKDGLNPHGTGSYIVVYEKKLGDFVADFDYKLSKGCNSGVFIRVNDLKDPVYTGIEIALDDTTGQGYHDPGAFYDLVKPKSNAQKPAGEWNHMTVTAKGPKIAVAINGTEVSKIDLDQWTEPGKRPDGSNHKFEKVAIGKLDHAGYFGFQDHGQDCWFKNVTLKTP encoded by the coding sequence ATGATGACCACCCGCAAGTCGACGCTCCTGGCCGCCGCGGCCCTCGCGACGCTGGCCCTCGGCCCCCTCGCCCGCGCCGGCGACGACCAGGCGAAGCCGATCTTCGACGGCTCCTCGCCCAAGGGCTGGATCCTGACCGACGGCAAGCCCCTGCCGCGCGACTTCGTCCAGAAGGACGGCCTCAACCCGCACGGCACCGGCAGCTACATCGTCGTGTACGAGAAGAAGCTCGGCGACTTCGTCGCGGACTTCGACTACAAGCTCAGCAAGGGCTGCAACTCGGGCGTCTTCATCCGCGTCAACGACCTGAAGGACCCGGTCTACACGGGCATCGAGATCGCGCTCGACGACACCACCGGCCAGGGCTACCACGACCCGGGCGCGTTCTACGACCTGGTCAAGCCGAAGTCCAACGCCCAGAAGCCGGCCGGCGAGTGGAACCACATGACGGTCACCGCCAAGGGCCCCAAGATCGCCGTCGCGATCAACGGGACCGAGGTCTCGAAGATCGACCTCGACCAGTGGACCGAGCCCGGCAAGCGCCCGGACGGCTCGAACCACAAGTTCGAGAAGGTGGCCATCGGCAAGCTCGACCACGCCGGCTACTTCGGCTTCCAGGACCACGGCCAGGACTGCTGGTTCAAGAACGTCACGCTCAAGACGCCCTGA
- the fabF gene encoding beta-ketoacyl-ACP synthase II gives MGESRRVVITGMGVVTALGEALDPFWEALCAGRSGIGELTLFDTTEFKVHFGGQVRDWDGPARFGVKEARHLDRFAQFALAASESAVADSGIDFSTLPPENCGVMIGSGIGGLNEFESQHTIMMQKGPSRISPFTIPKLMVNAGSGQVSIRWGLRGPISAIATACASASNAIGDAMNLIRCGDADVMITGGSETAITHMGLGGFASMRALSMRNDDPTRASRPFDRDRDGFVMGEGAGILILEAEEIARGRGARIYAELLGYGTAGDGYHITAPDEQGRGAARAMKRCLADARTPLDAVDYINAHGTSTPLGDLAETVAMKTVFGPYASKLQISSTKSQLGHLLGASGGVELIASTLAIHTGVLPPTINLDEPGEGCDLDYIPNVAREARVDHVMSNSFGFGGHNASLLIGRYEPSRRG, from the coding sequence ATGGGAGAGTCGCGACGCGTCGTCATCACCGGCATGGGGGTGGTCACGGCGCTGGGTGAGGCCCTGGACCCGTTCTGGGAGGCGCTCTGCGCCGGCCGCAGCGGGATCGGCGAGCTGACCCTCTTCGACACGACCGAGTTCAAGGTCCACTTCGGCGGCCAGGTCCGCGACTGGGACGGCCCGGCGCGGTTCGGGGTCAAGGAGGCCCGCCACCTGGACCGCTTCGCGCAGTTCGCGCTGGCGGCCTCGGAGTCGGCGGTGGCCGACTCGGGGATCGACTTCTCGACCCTCCCGCCCGAGAACTGCGGGGTGATGATCGGCTCGGGCATCGGCGGGCTCAACGAGTTCGAGTCCCAGCACACGATCATGATGCAGAAGGGCCCCTCGCGGATCAGCCCCTTCACCATCCCCAAGCTGATGGTCAACGCCGGCAGCGGCCAGGTCTCGATCCGCTGGGGCCTGCGGGGGCCGATCTCGGCCATCGCCACGGCCTGCGCGTCGGCCTCGAACGCCATCGGCGACGCCATGAACCTGATCCGCTGCGGCGACGCCGACGTGATGATCACCGGCGGCAGCGAGACCGCCATCACCCACATGGGCCTGGGCGGCTTCGCCTCCATGCGGGCCCTGTCGATGCGCAACGACGACCCCACCCGCGCCAGCCGCCCCTTCGACCGCGACCGCGACGGCTTCGTCATGGGCGAGGGCGCCGGGATCCTGATTTTGGAGGCCGAGGAGATCGCCCGCGGCCGCGGCGCCCGGATCTACGCCGAGCTGCTCGGCTACGGCACCGCCGGCGACGGCTACCACATCACGGCCCCCGACGAGCAGGGCCGCGGTGCCGCCCGCGCCATGAAGCGCTGCCTGGCCGACGCCCGCACCCCGCTCGACGCCGTCGACTACATCAACGCCCACGGCACCAGCACCCCGCTCGGCGACCTGGCCGAGACCGTGGCCATGAAGACGGTGTTCGGCCCCTACGCGAGCAAGCTGCAGATCTCCAGCACCAAGAGCCAGCTCGGCCACCTGCTGGGGGCCTCCGGCGGCGTCGAGCTGATCGCCTCGACCCTGGCGATCCACACCGGCGTCCTCCCCCCCACGATCAACCTCGACGAGCCCGGCGAGGGCTGCGACCTCGACTACATCCCCAACGTCGCCCGCGAAGCCAGGGTGGACCACGTCATGTCCAACAGCTTCGGCTTCGGCGGCCACAACGCCAGCCTCCTCATCGGCCGCTACGAGCCCTCGCGGCGGGGCTGA
- the acpP gene encoding acyl carrier protein: MSVEERVIEIVSEQMGVSKDQVSKETSFVNDLGADSLDTVELVMEFEEEFDITIPDDEAEKIQTVGQAIDYIEQHAHAK, encoded by the coding sequence GTGTCCGTGGAAGAGCGCGTGATCGAAATCGTCAGCGAACAGATGGGTGTGTCGAAGGATCAGGTCAGCAAGGAGACGTCGTTCGTGAACGACCTCGGCGCCGACTCGCTGGACACCGTCGAGCTGGTCATGGAATTCGAGGAAGAGTTCGACATCACCATCCCCGACGACGAGGCCGAGAAGATCCAGACGGTGGGGCAGGCGATCGATTACATCGAGCAGCACGCGCACGCCAAGTGA